A single genomic interval of Spirosoma linguale DSM 74 harbors:
- a CDS encoding dienelactone hydrolase-like protein (KEGG: pat:Patl_3307 dienelactone hydrolase-like): protein MKSTSIRYLFLLLFTLGAAWQTSAQSPDNSFVNGDLLPNSPELSPRGTYGVGVRTLKVVHKDQVDVLHQKDGKHPLYDRSLTLEVWYPARIPADKQALVTYESVLGRANDPKRPLVPFTFAGRASRDAEPDASGGAYPLVIVSHGYLGSRLLLTYLTENLASKGYVVVAIDHMESTYSDAAGFPSTLLNRALDDLFVLNEMARLSAKSSNTFLAGLLNADNTALIGYSMGGYGALNATGAGFSPQAVKMFSQLAQGSTALEVRSMDSPAYKASLDPRIKAVVAFAPWGMERGMWDAKGLAGLTLPTLFVAGSKDDVSGYEKGIKAIYDGAVNANRYMLTYVNARHNVAPNPPPAASFQPGVSADEYMHYAEPAWNERRINNINQHFVTAFLGIHLKKMDYAKYLDVPETDAAGTWTGFKPRMSVGLEMRHAKP from the coding sequence GTGAAGTCGACTTCTATTCGTTACCTTTTTCTTCTGCTTTTCACGCTGGGAGCTGCCTGGCAAACCAGTGCTCAAAGCCCTGACAACTCTTTTGTAAATGGTGATCTGTTGCCTAATTCGCCCGAACTATCCCCTCGCGGTACCTATGGCGTTGGCGTGCGAACCCTAAAAGTGGTTCACAAAGACCAGGTCGATGTACTGCACCAGAAAGACGGCAAACACCCGCTCTACGACCGTTCACTTACCCTCGAAGTCTGGTATCCGGCCCGTATCCCGGCTGATAAACAGGCTCTGGTCACGTATGAATCGGTGCTGGGCCGCGCCAACGACCCAAAACGTCCGCTTGTTCCATTCACGTTTGCAGGTCGGGCCAGTCGCGACGCCGAGCCGGATGCCAGCGGGGGTGCGTATCCGCTGGTTATCGTGTCGCATGGGTATCTTGGCTCACGGCTGCTGCTTACCTACCTGACCGAAAATCTGGCTTCCAAAGGCTACGTAGTTGTTGCTATCGACCATATGGAATCGACTTACAGCGATGCCGCCGGATTTCCCAGTACCTTGCTGAACCGGGCGCTCGATGACCTGTTCGTTCTCAATGAAATGGCCCGCCTGAGCGCAAAATCCAGTAATACTTTCCTGGCGGGGTTGCTTAATGCCGATAATACGGCCCTGATTGGTTATTCGATGGGCGGCTATGGGGCACTTAACGCCACCGGGGCAGGATTTAGTCCTCAGGCCGTCAAGATGTTTAGCCAGCTGGCGCAGGGAAGTACTGCCCTTGAGGTTCGCTCTATGGATTCGCCTGCTTATAAAGCTTCGCTGGACCCGCGCATCAAGGCCGTTGTTGCCTTTGCTCCCTGGGGTATGGAACGGGGTATGTGGGATGCCAAAGGACTGGCGGGTTTGACGTTGCCGACACTATTTGTGGCTGGAAGTAAAGACGATGTGTCAGGCTATGAAAAAGGCATCAAGGCCATTTATGATGGAGCCGTCAACGCCAATCGGTATATGCTGACCTACGTGAATGCCCGGCACAATGTAGCCCCTAATCCCCCACCAGCGGCTTCGTTCCAGCCAGGCGTATCGGCCGATGAGTACATGCACTATGCCGAACCTGCCTGGAATGAGCGCCGAATCAACAACATCAACCAGCATTTTGTGACGGCCTTTCTGGGTATTCACCTAAAAAAAATGGACTACGCCAAGTATCTTGACGTACCCGAGACCGATGCGGCCGGTACGTGGACTGGATTCAAACCCCGGATGTCGGTGGGTCTGGAAATGCGGCATGCCAAGCCCTAA
- a CDS encoding hydroxyethylthiazole kinase (KEGG: sat:SYN_00303 hydroxyethylthiazole kinase~TIGRFAM: hydroxyethylthiazole kinase~PFAM: hydroxyethylthiazole kinase), protein MIQYPQSIWADVERIRVQAPLVHNITNFVVMNNTANALLALGASPAMVHAPEEVEDFVAISSALVVNIGTLDATFVAGMRLAMQKAKALGKPVIFDPVGVGATAYRNQVSAELLALAAPDVIRGNASEIMALAGLNAQTKGVDSLYGSEAAVDAARRLSALTGGVVVISGENDYIIQGEKTATIGNGHPLMTKVTGMGCTATALTGAFAAVNPDYFQAATHAMAVMGIAGELAVEKKLAPGSLQLNFLDALYELTEDTITTRLQLTQA, encoded by the coding sequence ATGATTCAATACCCTCAATCAATCTGGGCCGACGTTGAGCGCATCCGCGTGCAGGCTCCGCTTGTCCATAACATTACCAACTTCGTGGTGATGAACAACACCGCCAATGCCCTGCTGGCGTTAGGGGCCTCGCCCGCTATGGTTCATGCCCCCGAAGAAGTGGAAGACTTTGTCGCCATTTCCAGTGCGCTTGTCGTCAACATCGGCACGCTCGATGCCACGTTCGTAGCCGGTATGCGACTGGCGATGCAAAAGGCAAAGGCATTGGGTAAGCCCGTCATTTTTGATCCGGTAGGTGTGGGTGCTACGGCCTACCGTAATCAGGTAAGTGCGGAATTGCTGGCCCTGGCAGCCCCCGATGTGATTCGGGGTAATGCCTCCGAAATTATGGCACTGGCCGGTCTGAACGCCCAAACCAAGGGCGTCGACAGTCTGTATGGATCGGAAGCCGCCGTCGACGCAGCCCGGCGATTGAGTGCTCTGACAGGCGGTGTGGTGGTGATCAGTGGTGAGAACGATTACATCATTCAGGGCGAGAAAACGGCTACCATCGGCAACGGCCATCCGCTCATGACGAAAGTGACCGGCATGGGCTGTACCGCCACTGCCCTGACCGGTGCCTTTGCCGCCGTTAATCCCGATTATTTTCAGGCAGCAACCCACGCCATGGCCGTTATGGGCATTGCGGGCGAACTGGCTGTTGAGAAAAAACTGGCTCCCGGCAGTCTTCAACTCAACTTTCTTGATGCTCTCTATGAACTGACAGAAGATACGATTACAACCCGGCTCCAACTGACACAGGCGTGA
- a CDS encoding Xylose isomerase domain protein TIM barrel (PFAM: Xylose isomerase domain protein TIM barrel~KEGG: amc:MADE_00428 twin-arginine translocation pathway signal): MKRTISFLILLLVGSLTSQAQSFGKLVKKTPGMVSYTLRESFSKDVPGTLDKVKAWGITDIEFSSLFGKTAPELRALLDERGLTCSSYGVSYDAIANKPDSILRNAKALGVKYVRIGSIPHKTAATLEMMQQAAEVFNRFGKQAHDQGIMFCYHNHGFEFQPYENGTLFDYLVAKTNPDHVGYEMDVTWTYLPGQDPAALLLKYPKRFRLIHLKDVEKGVAKSDKGSMANEQSVVLGTGQIDWPAVLKAVNKSSIAHLYIEDESKAAEQQVPQSLKYLKSL; the protein is encoded by the coding sequence ATGAAACGCACAATCTCGTTTTTGATTTTATTACTGGTGGGGAGTCTGACCAGCCAGGCCCAGTCGTTTGGGAAACTTGTGAAGAAAACACCGGGGATGGTGTCGTACACCCTGCGCGAGAGTTTTTCAAAAGACGTTCCCGGTACGCTTGACAAAGTAAAAGCCTGGGGTATAACCGACATTGAGTTCTCCAGCCTGTTTGGGAAAACCGCTCCCGAGCTGCGGGCTCTTCTCGATGAGCGTGGACTTACCTGCAGCAGCTATGGCGTGAGTTACGATGCCATTGCCAACAAGCCGGATTCAATCCTTCGCAATGCCAAAGCACTGGGCGTTAAATATGTTCGTATTGGCTCGATTCCCCATAAGACAGCGGCTACGCTCGAAATGATGCAGCAGGCAGCGGAGGTGTTTAACCGCTTTGGCAAACAGGCCCACGACCAGGGCATCATGTTCTGCTACCATAACCACGGGTTTGAATTTCAGCCTTACGAAAACGGAACCCTGTTCGATTATCTGGTGGCGAAGACGAATCCCGACCATGTTGGTTATGAAATGGACGTTACCTGGACCTATCTGCCCGGTCAGGACCCGGCCGCACTTCTGCTGAAGTACCCGAAGCGGTTCCGGCTCATTCACCTCAAGGACGTGGAAAAAGGCGTAGCCAAAAGTGATAAGGGAAGCATGGCCAATGAACAGTCGGTGGTATTGGGAACAGGGCAGATTGATTGGCCCGCCGTGCTGAAAGCGGTGAACAAATCGTCAATTGCTCACCTCTATATTGAAGATGAAAGCAAAGCCGCTGAGCAGCAAGTGCCGCAGAGTTTAAAATACCTGAAGAGTTTATAA
- a CDS encoding phosphomethylpyrimidine kinase (TIGRFAM: phosphomethylpyrimidine kinase~PFAM: Phosphomethylpyrimidine kinase type-1; protein of unknown function UPF0031~KEGG: dat:HRM2_04290 putative bifunctional enzyme ThiED (thiamine-phosphate pyrophosphorylase / phosphomethylpyrimidine kinase)), translating into MKTYARALTIAGSDSGGGAGIQADLKTFAALGCYGMSVITALTAQNTKAVTGIMPVSPAFIAEQMKAVLSDIGADAVKIGMLHSAEVIEQVAKTLVDFGVKTIVLDPVMVAKSGDKLLQDEAVDALKTYLLPIASVITPNLPEASVLLGRPVETMADMQQAAVDLATLCPGAILVKGGHLTTDESTDLLYLSATEQHSFPTTRIQTGNSHGTGCTLSSAIAAGLARGLSVVDAVAVAKDYLTQALRAGADYQLGHGHGPVHHFFNVWQ; encoded by the coding sequence ATGAAAACATACGCACGCGCCTTAACCATTGCAGGCTCCGATAGTGGTGGTGGAGCCGGTATCCAGGCCGATCTCAAAACCTTTGCCGCGCTCGGCTGCTACGGCATGTCGGTAATTACGGCCCTGACGGCCCAGAATACGAAAGCGGTAACGGGCATTATGCCGGTGTCTCCGGCGTTCATTGCCGAACAGATGAAGGCCGTGTTGAGCGACATTGGTGCCGATGCGGTGAAAATTGGTATGCTGCATTCGGCGGAAGTCATTGAACAGGTGGCAAAAACGCTGGTCGATTTTGGCGTTAAAACGATTGTTTTAGACCCCGTTATGGTGGCCAAAAGCGGGGATAAACTATTGCAGGATGAAGCTGTCGACGCGCTCAAAACGTACTTGCTCCCCATAGCATCTGTCATTACGCCCAACCTGCCCGAAGCCAGTGTGTTGCTGGGGCGACCGGTCGAGACGATGGCCGATATGCAGCAGGCCGCCGTCGATCTGGCAACGCTCTGCCCGGGCGCCATTCTGGTGAAAGGAGGCCACCTGACAACGGACGAAAGTACTGATCTGCTGTACCTATCGGCTACAGAACAGCACTCCTTCCCAACAACTCGCATACAAACCGGCAACTCGCACGGAACGGGCTGTACGCTCTCGTCGGCCATTGCGGCTGGGTTGGCCCGAGGCTTGTCAGTCGTTGATGCGGTAGCTGTGGCCAAAGACTATTTAACTCAGGCCCTTCGCGCGGGCGCTGATTACCAACTCGGGCATGGCCACGGGCCTGTTCACCATTTTTTCAACGTCTGGCAATAG
- a CDS encoding Cytochrome-c peroxidase (PFAM: Di-haem cytochrome c peroxidase~KEGG: scl:sce3211 hypothetical protein) yields the protein MRPGDIPSITQLGLVVSVLLFSVAVACQSSKNVDPTPEPPPTGGGIQYQTTPVTLRKPANFPDVVYDLSKNPLTVEGVALGKTLFYDPLLSRDTTISCGFCHQQFAGFGHSDHPLSHGIGGKFGTRNVPGLDNLAWGREFFWDGGVTSLDELPISPIQNPVEMDLKFSEALNRVQKNPRYPALFKAAFGSDTVTTARFLKAVSQFLLTMVSADSRYDKYVRKEAGGDLNPDELAGLTIFQQKCATCHATDLFTDRSYRNNGLPAGAINDQGRYTITLNEADRLKFRVPSLRNVEKTFPYMHDGRFATLDQVLNHYTTGVKDSPTLDPALKASGQLGIALTDTEKKQVIAFLKTLTDNTFISNRAFSAN from the coding sequence ATGAGGCCAGGGGATATACCATCGATAACACAACTTGGACTGGTCGTCAGCGTACTACTGTTCTCGGTGGCCGTTGCCTGCCAATCCAGCAAAAACGTTGATCCAACACCCGAGCCGCCCCCAACCGGTGGTGGCATTCAATACCAGACAACGCCCGTAACTCTCCGCAAACCGGCTAACTTTCCGGATGTGGTGTATGACCTGAGCAAGAACCCATTAACAGTGGAAGGGGTAGCGCTCGGCAAAACGTTATTTTATGACCCGCTCTTATCGCGCGATACAACCATTAGCTGCGGGTTCTGCCATCAGCAGTTCGCGGGTTTTGGCCATTCCGACCATCCATTGAGTCACGGAATAGGTGGAAAATTTGGCACACGTAATGTACCCGGACTGGATAATCTGGCGTGGGGGCGCGAGTTCTTCTGGGATGGGGGCGTAACCAGTCTGGACGAATTACCCATATCGCCCATCCAGAATCCGGTGGAGATGGATCTGAAATTTTCGGAAGCGCTGAACCGAGTGCAGAAAAACCCCCGGTACCCGGCACTGTTCAAAGCCGCTTTTGGCTCCGATACCGTTACAACGGCCCGTTTTCTCAAAGCTGTATCGCAGTTTCTTCTGACAATGGTGTCGGCTGATTCGCGCTATGATAAATACGTTCGGAAAGAAGCCGGGGGCGACTTAAACCCGGATGAGCTGGCCGGATTGACGATATTTCAGCAGAAATGTGCGACCTGCCACGCGACCGATCTGTTTACCGACCGAAGCTACCGAAACAATGGTCTTCCTGCGGGAGCCATCAACGACCAGGGCCGGTATACCATCACGCTGAACGAAGCTGACCGGTTAAAATTCAGAGTGCCCAGCCTGCGAAATGTGGAGAAGACCTTTCCGTATATGCATGATGGGCGGTTCGCAACACTAGACCAGGTACTCAATCATTATACCACAGGCGTCAAAGACAGCCCCACCCTCGACCCAGCCCTGAAAGCCAGCGGACAACTCGGTATTGCTCTCACCGACACCGAAAAAAAACAGGTGATCGCCTTCCTGAAAACCTTGACGGATAATACGTTTATCAGCAATCGGGCCTTCAGTGCCAACTAA
- a CDS encoding hypothetical protein (KEGG: hypothetical protein) → MKWTITTSLLTLVVMGLAVFSCHETDVAPTGRMRLAFDNVAGASDLKLNSGMYQNASGESFSITKFNYFVSNIRLRKDDGSEFVVPQDSSYFLIQEDKPASQTIALSNIPAGNYTGITFVVGVDSARSMADISKRTGVLDPALNNGMYWDWNSGYIFMKIEGTSTVAPAAQNNAFFYHIGGFGRANVKINNIRTVSLPFTGTVAHVESGSTPTIGLKTDVLKIFNGPTKLSIAQNPSVMFDLYSTNIADNYAQMFSYDKILTNQ, encoded by the coding sequence ATGAAATGGACGATTACTACTAGTCTGCTAACTCTCGTTGTTATGGGTTTGGCGGTTTTTTCCTGTCATGAAACAGACGTGGCACCAACGGGTAGGATGCGGCTTGCATTCGATAATGTTGCGGGTGCCTCCGATCTGAAACTAAACTCCGGAATGTATCAGAATGCTTCGGGAGAGTCGTTTTCCATAACGAAATTCAACTATTTCGTCAGTAACATCCGCCTTCGGAAAGACGATGGTAGTGAGTTCGTGGTGCCTCAGGATAGTAGCTACTTTCTGATTCAGGAAGATAAACCTGCTTCGCAGACAATCGCTTTATCGAACATCCCGGCCGGGAATTATACGGGCATTACCTTTGTCGTTGGGGTCGATAGCGCCCGTAGCATGGCCGACATTAGTAAGCGGACAGGCGTTCTTGATCCAGCCTTGAATAACGGCATGTATTGGGACTGGAATTCGGGCTATATTTTTATGAAGATAGAAGGTACGTCGACTGTAGCACCTGCTGCTCAGAATAACGCATTTTTTTATCACATTGGCGGCTTTGGGCGGGCTAACGTCAAGATAAACAACATACGAACAGTGTCTTTGCCCTTTACGGGTACTGTTGCCCATGTGGAGTCCGGTTCCACACCGACAATAGGTTTGAAAACGGATGTGCTGAAGATTTTCAACGGACCGACTAAACTGAGTATCGCCCAAAATCCGTCGGTTATGTTTGATCTGTACTCAACGAATATTGCCGATAATTACGCGCAGATGTTTAGCTACGACAAGATCCTTACGAATCAATGA
- a CDS encoding transcriptional activator, TenA family (PFAM: TENA/THI-4 domain protein~KEGG: mrd:Mrad2831_3392 TenA family transcription regulator): MTFTDQLWQDISPIYQSILEHGFVTELMDGSLPSPTFQYYIQQDALYLTDFSRALSQLAARATTPDDMLAFTQFAQNAILVERALHETYFSLYDIRPETAKMPACFAYTNYLLATTSLQSIAIGAAAVLPCFWIYRQVGKHIYEWAIQENPYRSWIDTYAGDAFDQSVNQMLALTDKYAETAGPLELEQMREAFRVSSRLEWYFWNDAYTQTRWRV; this comes from the coding sequence ATGACCTTCACCGACCAACTCTGGCAGGATATCAGCCCCATTTATCAGTCCATACTCGAACATGGCTTTGTTACCGAGTTAATGGACGGCAGCCTTCCGTCACCAACGTTTCAATACTACATCCAGCAGGACGCCCTTTACCTTACGGATTTCAGCCGGGCGTTGAGCCAACTGGCCGCACGAGCCACCACGCCCGACGATATGCTGGCTTTTACGCAATTTGCCCAGAACGCCATTCTGGTGGAGCGGGCATTGCATGAGACCTATTTCTCACTCTACGACATACGGCCCGAGACGGCGAAGATGCCCGCCTGTTTTGCCTATACGAACTACCTGCTGGCCACCACATCGCTTCAGTCCATTGCCATTGGTGCAGCAGCGGTGCTACCCTGTTTCTGGATTTACCGGCAGGTGGGCAAGCACATCTACGAGTGGGCCATTCAGGAGAACCCCTACCGAAGCTGGATCGACACCTACGCAGGCGACGCCTTCGACCAATCGGTTAACCAAATGCTTGCCCTCACCGATAAATATGCCGAAACGGCCGGCCCTTTGGAGCTGGAGCAAATGCGGGAAGCGTTTCGGGTATCGAGCCGGTTGGAATGGTATTTCTGGAACGATGCCTATACACAGACCCGCTGGCGTGTTTGA
- a CDS encoding thiamine-phosphate pyrophosphorylase (KEGG: vsp:VS_II1083 thiamine-phosphate pyrophosphorylase~TIGRFAM: thiamine-phosphate pyrophosphorylase~PFAM: thiamine monophosphate synthase), producing MNGLYLVTDSGIAQQAGHSLPFVVEEACRAGVRWVQLREKELSTRAFVELGVVLKRITQTYGAKLIINDRVDIALAVDADGVHVGQDDMPYELVRSLIGPDKIIGLSINNMAELEAVEGADLDYLGIATIFPTGTKTDTSSLLGLDGLRAICQQTSLPTFAIGGINVTNIQSVLQAGASGAAVVSAICGQPSPYEASRELIHLTNP from the coding sequence GTGAACGGACTCTATTTAGTGACCGACAGCGGCATCGCACAGCAGGCGGGTCACTCCTTGCCTTTCGTGGTTGAAGAGGCTTGCCGGGCGGGGGTTCGCTGGGTGCAGTTGCGCGAAAAAGAACTGTCGACCCGCGCCTTTGTAGAGCTGGGTGTGGTTCTAAAACGCATCACTCAGACATATGGGGCTAAGCTCATTATCAACGACCGGGTGGACATAGCCCTGGCCGTTGATGCCGATGGCGTTCATGTCGGGCAGGACGACATGCCGTATGAACTCGTTCGGTCACTCATCGGCCCAGACAAGATCATTGGCCTGTCAATCAACAACATGGCTGAACTGGAAGCCGTTGAGGGTGCCGATCTGGACTACCTCGGCATTGCTACCATTTTTCCGACGGGTACCAAAACCGATACGTCCAGTTTATTGGGACTAGATGGACTTCGGGCCATTTGTCAGCAAACGAGCTTACCCACCTTTGCCATTGGCGGCATTAATGTGACTAATATTCAGTCTGTTTTACAGGCGGGTGCCTCGGGAGCGGCTGTAGTGTCGGCCATTTGTGGGCAACCGTCACCGTATGAGGCTAGCCGGGAACTCATTCATCTAACAAATCCATGA
- a CDS encoding hypothetical protein (KEGG: predicted gene, 672682), producing MKKHYVFQKIHYLTCMYVLGMVVNLQAQSTQPPVSQWQYTIERSEPTKTGQSRLAKATNGDYGVLSGNTLTRLSLTGKPIWSKPIPGLYADSSRTRTAAQETIGLSATKDDGFVMLVLDVSNRYYVTRLDSAGNETWTRLVARANAGPAVQIKETALVVTADGGLLLVGSYTDVLSYLTITKLNAEGLIVSQWRVNYSGPTQLVTPVINQLLTTPDNGYLLVGRVSGATAKDSRGLALQLSAQLNIIWQKTYTSLSAIQRIVENQAIKGSYIAVGSGLGNSAQAITLAPGKPDDGQLLASLPGVVSVVSLVNDGTGNITVLDAAPTNNGDFRLTNGRLPTTFYWTKNYGGSGADIPTDILSTDDGGYLVVGTTTSTNGDVVGKPTGTLATWVLKLGTSPQVTTLRILPPTYNCQTGFISFQTTGGDGSPIIYTTPGIGRANTTDTFGTVDDELRSNTMTITIQATQSGQTVRYAVDLAAYCQTSSPTTSTALTDTLKLTPPTYNCQTGAITFYSTGGDGTPVEYAATGITDWTRNPHQFVEPALRTAANIEPLHLMARQGGKIVSYVFDLKAACGRARSGADERTAVVQVMLRGNPVHETAVIEVAGAGGQSIAFRLVDIRGQLLEQRIVEEAGESEQQRFDLRQQAAGTFLLHTTVEGHVKTLKIVKE from the coding sequence ATGAAAAAACATTACGTATTCCAGAAGATACACTACCTGACATGTATGTACGTGTTAGGCATGGTAGTCAACCTTCAAGCCCAGTCAACCCAGCCGCCCGTTTCGCAGTGGCAATACACGATCGAGCGTAGTGAACCAACTAAAACCGGTCAATCACGACTGGCGAAAGCAACGAATGGCGATTATGGTGTGTTAAGCGGAAACACGCTTACCCGACTGTCGTTGACCGGTAAGCCAATATGGTCGAAACCCATACCAGGTCTTTACGCCGACAGTTCACGAACCAGAACAGCTGCTCAGGAAACGATAGGCTTATCCGCAACGAAAGATGACGGATTTGTAATGCTGGTACTGGATGTCAGCAATCGGTATTATGTAACCAGGCTGGATTCGGCCGGTAATGAAACCTGGACCAGACTGGTAGCCCGCGCCAATGCAGGCCCGGCAGTTCAGATAAAAGAAACAGCTTTGGTGGTTACAGCCGATGGCGGTTTATTACTCGTTGGCTCGTATACGGACGTGCTGTCTTACCTGACCATAACCAAACTGAATGCGGAAGGGCTTATTGTAAGCCAATGGCGTGTTAACTACTCAGGCCCGACACAACTGGTTACGCCGGTTATTAATCAACTTTTGACGACACCTGATAACGGCTACTTACTGGTTGGCCGGGTAAGTGGCGCAACCGCAAAAGATAGTCGTGGACTGGCCCTACAGCTAAGTGCTCAATTGAACATTATCTGGCAGAAAACGTATACCAGTCTGTCTGCCATTCAGCGCATTGTCGAAAATCAAGCGATTAAAGGATCTTATATAGCCGTAGGTTCCGGTCTAGGAAACAGTGCCCAGGCAATTACGCTGGCCCCCGGCAAACCAGACGATGGACAGCTGCTGGCTTCTCTGCCCGGCGTTGTTTCGGTTGTTTCGCTCGTCAATGACGGGACCGGGAATATCACCGTACTCGATGCAGCACCCACCAACAATGGCGACTTTCGCCTGACCAATGGACGCCTACCGACAACATTTTACTGGACGAAGAACTACGGTGGATCGGGGGCGGACATTCCGACGGATATTCTCTCTACTGACGACGGTGGCTACCTGGTTGTGGGCACTACCACCTCAACCAATGGCGATGTTGTTGGCAAACCAACGGGTACACTAGCTACCTGGGTTCTTAAATTAGGTACTTCTCCCCAGGTTACCACGCTGCGCATCCTGCCACCGACTTACAATTGCCAAACCGGGTTCATCAGCTTCCAGACCACTGGTGGCGATGGGTCACCGATAATTTACACGACTCCGGGAATTGGCCGGGCCAATACGACCGATACGTTCGGTACGGTGGATGATGAGTTGCGCAGCAATACGATGACCATTACCATTCAGGCTACCCAAAGCGGCCAGACGGTTCGTTATGCGGTTGATCTGGCGGCCTACTGCCAAACGAGTTCGCCAACCACCAGCACCGCCCTAACCGACACTTTAAAACTGACTCCTCCAACCTATAACTGCCAGACGGGTGCCATTACGTTTTATAGCACTGGTGGTGATGGCACACCCGTTGAATATGCCGCGACGGGTATTACCGACTGGACCAGAAACCCTCACCAGTTTGTAGAGCCTGCTTTACGCACCGCTGCCAATATTGAGCCGCTGCACCTCATGGCCCGTCAGGGCGGTAAAATCGTTTCGTATGTGTTTGACCTGAAAGCCGCCTGTGGCCGGGCCAGATCCGGTGCCGACGAACGTACGGCAGTTGTACAGGTAATGTTACGGGGAAATCCAGTGCACGAAACGGCGGTGATTGAGGTGGCAGGTGCTGGGGGTCAATCCATAGCGTTCCGATTGGTCGACATCCGCGGTCAACTCCTCGAACAGCGAATAGTTGAAGAGGCCGGTGAGTCCGAGCAACAACGCTTCGACCTTCGTCAACAAGCGGCTGGCACGTTCCTACTTCATACGACCGTAGAGGGGCACGTAAAAACGCTCAAGATAGTGAAGGAATAA
- a CDS encoding Protein of unknown function DUF1059 (PFAM: Protein of unknown function DUF1059~KEGG: afw:Anae109_2679 hypothetical protein) yields the protein MKTLHCRDAGFDCEAIVRADTDEEVLAQAAQHAQQVHGVTVTPELAAGIKSLIHDEA from the coding sequence ATGAAAACATTACACTGTAGAGATGCCGGTTTTGATTGCGAGGCCATTGTACGGGCCGATACTGATGAGGAAGTGCTGGCACAGGCTGCTCAACATGCTCAACAGGTTCATGGCGTTACGGTAACGCCCGAGTTAGCTGCCGGTATAAAAAGCCTGATCCACGACGAAGCCTAA